One Deltaproteobacteria bacterium DNA window includes the following coding sequences:
- a CDS encoding HDOD domain-containing protein, with translation MNAPDEILGILGKVKDLPSLPQVVNHVLDVMDDARSSVKDVAHAMEEDPALTAKVLRVANSAYYAPRSEITSVSYAIARMGLGEVRNLIITTGVVSSMKGRVLGNLNYEDYWKHCLSVAIVARVVNDHAPLAPKYLKATENPYFVAGLLHDIGILILDQNVSSVYSEVLNHAMESGRPLAEIEQGILGSDHQEVGGFICNKWHLPQLVGLTARYHHQPERAAAEDQVFVSVIQIADAVCVRSGAGRFLGHAAEEAHPFAMTALGLTPDDLDKITAGVDAALEKSDMLRLVLQD, from the coding sequence ATGAACGCACCCGACGAAATTCTGGGCATTCTGGGAAAGGTCAAGGACCTCCCCTCGCTTCCGCAGGTGGTCAACCACGTGCTCGACGTGATGGACGACGCGCGCTCGAGCGTGAAGGACGTCGCGCACGCGATGGAAGAGGACCCGGCGCTGACCGCCAAGGTGCTGCGCGTGGCCAATTCCGCCTACTACGCGCCCCGGTCGGAGATCACCTCGGTTTCGTACGCGATCGCGCGGATGGGTCTCGGCGAGGTGCGCAACCTCATCATCACCACCGGCGTCGTTTCGAGCATGAAGGGGCGCGTTCTCGGCAATCTGAACTACGAGGACTACTGGAAACACTGTCTGAGCGTGGCGATCGTCGCTCGCGTCGTGAACGACCACGCGCCGCTCGCGCCCAAATACCTGAAGGCGACCGAAAATCCGTATTTCGTCGCCGGGCTCCTGCACGACATCGGCATCCTGATCCTCGACCAGAACGTTTCCTCCGTGTACTCCGAAGTGCTCAACCACGCCATGGAATCCGGGCGACCCCTCGCGGAGATCGAGCAGGGAATCCTCGGCTCCGATCACCAGGAAGTCGGCGGATTCATCTGCAACAAGTGGCATTTGCCGCAGCTCGTCGGCCTGACCGCGCGTTACCATCATCAGCCCGAGCGGGCCGCCGCCGAGGATCAGGTCTTCGTCAGCGTCATTCAGATCGCCGACGCGGTGTGCGTGAGAAGCGGTGCGGGGAGATTCCTCGGCCACGCGGCGGAGGAAGCCCATCCCTTCGCCATGACCGCGCTCGGGCTCACGCCGGACGATCTCGACAAGATCACGGCGGGCGTCGATGCCGCGCTGGAGAAGTCCGACATGCTCCGGCTCGTTTTGCAGGATTGA